A window of the Diabrotica undecimpunctata isolate CICGRU chromosome 1, icDiaUnde3, whole genome shotgun sequence genome harbors these coding sequences:
- the LOC140439025 gene encoding uncharacterized protein, whose amino-acid sequence MEASVLEISIGNRKKQKSETKRQKLQKQRYRDSDPHLENFTIVCKHNGPTYHCNSIAESDIRAIRNKIFENNVKSEQDIKLCHYMSVVPIERKRSTTERAIKGRNFSVHYFLSKRVSKKKVQVCQAFFLKCVNIKKDRINYVAKTLSDGNIPKENRGGDHVSTKSVVKKNKIREFIGKLQGKESHYNRKKVRRIYLAADLSIKKLHGMYLTQCDPEHNVNFSMFRRIFVNDFNIGFSTPASDVCAQCTRLKFKIRTEINEVKKREFRTELSIHQKRANAFYSLLKETPENSITFCFDMQQVQPLPKTPINDAFYAQQISMYVFCCVDSQSKHPTFFTWTEDQAGRGSIEIGSAFVNYLDSLEYDNITTLRLFCDGCGGQNKNSHIIHSLYFWLRFKAPVQVTEILLVFPVRGHSYLPADRVFGRVEKLLRKKATILSREEYEEIYKQIGVVKKIGTDWRLFNMKELQVGLKKVKALADTKKIVIKKFKNGKFIKIRSFQNYYFTSGLENFEKLLKPKFSDAELTITEKDLTRGIPEKKKKIP is encoded by the exons ATGGAAGCAAGTGTGTTGGAAATTAGTATAGGAAATAGGAAAAAACAGAAAAGTGAGACCAAGAGGCAGAAATTGCAAAAGCAAAG atatcgtGATAGCGATCCTCATTTGGAAAACTTTACAATAGTTTGCAAACATAATGGCCCTACTTATCACTGCAATAGCATTGCTGAAAGTGACATTCGAGCcattcgaaataaaatttttgaaaataatgtgaAGTCAGAACAGGATATCAAATTGTGTCATTACATGTCAGTAGTTCCAATTGAAAGGAAAAGATCGACAACAGAACGAGCAATCAAGGGGCGTAACTTTTCCGTACACTACTTCTTGTCGAAAAGAGTCAGCAAGAAAAAAGTTCAGGTATGTCAGGcattttttttgaaatgtgtgaATATTAAAAAAGATCGCATAAACTACGTTGCTAAAACATTGTCAGACGGAAATATTCCAAAAGAAAATCGGGGTGGAGATCACGTGTCCACAAAATCTGTtgtcaaaaagaataaaataagagAGTTTATTGGTAAACTACAAGGAAAAGAAAGTCATTATAATAGAAAGAAAGTAAGACGAATTTATTTGGCCGCTGATCTAAGCATAAAGAAATTACATGGCATGTACCTCACTCAATGCGACCCTGAACATAATGTAAACTTTTCGATGTTTAGAAGGATATTCGTTAATGATTTTAACATTGGGTTTTCTACTCCAGCATCAGATGTGTGCGCACAATGTACCAGACTTAAATTCAAAATTAGAACGGAAATTaacgaggtaaagaaaagagagTTTCGAACTGAGTTAAGTATCCACCAAAAGAGGGCTAATGCATTTTATAGTCTGCTAAAAGAAACTCCTGAAAATTCCATTACATTCTGCTTTGATATGCAGCAGGTGCAGCCTTTGCCCAAAACACCTATTAATGATGCGTTTTATGCACAGCAGATTAGCATGTATGTTTTTTGCTGCGTTGATAGCCAATCCAAACATCCAACTTTTTTTACGTGGACTGAAGATCAGGCAGGTAGAGGATCAATTGAAATAGGTTCTGCATTTGTAAATTACTTGGATTCTTTAGAGTACGATAATATTACGACACTTCGCCTCTTTTGCGACGGATGcggtggacaaaacaaaaactccCATATTATTCATTCGCTGTACTTCTGGCTTAGATTTAAAGCTCCAGTTCAAGTAACAGAAATATTACTTGTATTTCCAGTCAGGGGCCATTCGTATTTGCCAGCAGACAGGGTATTTGGGAGAGTAGAAAAGCTTCTAAGAAAAAAAGCCACAATTCTCTCTAGAGAGGAATATGAagaaatttacaaacaaattggAGTTGTTAAAAAGATAGGCACTGATTGGAGATTGTTTAATATGAAAGAGCTTCAAGTTGGCTTGAAAAAAGTAAAAGCGCTAGCCGAtacaaagaaaattgtaataaaaaaatttaaaaatggcaAATTCATAAAAATACGTTCATTCCAAAACTATTATTTTACCAGTGggttggaaaattttgaaaaacttttgaaaccaaaattttcCGATGCTGAGTTAACCATCACAGAAAAAGATTTGACTCGGGGTATCcccgaaaagaaaaaaaaaatccctTAA